Proteins from a single region of Haloterrigena alkaliphila:
- a CDS encoding DsrE family protein, translating into MQTVFHLIADDPEQQQTALTIANNLTKDDSVEIDDIAIVAQAEGIEPLTAGGDGSDAVEELLETGVAVKACGNTLELKDLAESDLVNGVETVPSGGGELTRLQDEGYAYIRP; encoded by the coding sequence GTGCAGACAGTATTCCACCTGATCGCCGACGATCCGGAACAGCAACAGACCGCACTCACGATCGCCAACAATCTCACGAAAGACGACTCCGTCGAGATCGACGACATCGCCATCGTCGCCCAGGCCGAGGGGATCGAACCGCTGACGGCCGGCGGCGACGGCAGTGACGCGGTCGAAGAACTGCTCGAGACCGGGGTCGCCGTCAAGGCCTGTGGCAACACGCTCGAATTGAAGGACCTCGCGGAGTCGGACCTTGTCAATGGCGTCGAGACCGTTCCCTCCGGCGGCGGTGAACTGACCCGCCTGCAGGACGAGGGCTACGCTTACATTCGGCCGTAA
- a CDS encoding O-acetylhomoserine aminocarboxypropyltransferase/cysteine synthase family protein, with translation MSDDASDGTSSDRPERGLGTRSVHAGQSPDPETGAMAPPIYQTTSYVFDDADTAADRYALEDDGYIYSRIANPTVRTLEKRLASLEGGADAVATASGMAALDSATLILAEAGDNVVCSTDTYGGTTAYFSKTASRRNIETKFVPTLEYDAYEEAIDEDTAFVHVETIGNPSLVTPDFERIAGVAHENGVPLVVDNTFATPALCRPLEHGADVVWESTTKWLHGSGTTVGGVLVDGGSFPWGEHGYDEIAGPNHAYHDVDFSRDFPEAPFAATARYRSLRSLGNQQSPFDAWQTLQGLESMPLRVEKHCENAAIVAEYLVDHEDVAWVTHPGLETHPTHDNATRYLSDFGGMVAFGLEGGFEAGKTFCESVEVAQFLANIGDAKTLVIHPASTTHGQLTPEEREEAGVTDDLIRMSVGIEDPEDILADLEQAIDAATRAASD, from the coding sequence ATGAGCGACGACGCGAGCGACGGGACCAGTTCAGACCGTCCCGAGCGCGGTCTCGGGACGCGAAGCGTCCACGCCGGCCAGTCTCCCGATCCGGAGACGGGCGCGATGGCCCCGCCGATCTACCAGACCACCTCCTACGTGTTCGACGACGCCGACACCGCCGCCGATCGCTACGCCCTCGAGGACGACGGCTACATCTACTCTCGCATCGCCAACCCGACCGTCCGCACCCTCGAGAAGCGCCTCGCCTCGCTCGAGGGCGGCGCGGACGCGGTCGCGACCGCCAGCGGGATGGCCGCCCTCGATTCCGCGACGCTGATCCTCGCCGAGGCGGGGGACAACGTGGTCTGTTCCACCGATACGTACGGGGGGACCACCGCCTACTTCTCGAAGACCGCTTCTCGACGGAACATCGAGACGAAGTTCGTCCCCACCCTCGAGTACGACGCCTACGAGGAGGCAATCGACGAGGACACCGCGTTCGTCCACGTCGAGACGATCGGCAACCCCTCGCTCGTGACGCCCGATTTCGAGCGGATCGCCGGGGTCGCCCACGAGAACGGCGTGCCGCTCGTGGTGGACAACACCTTCGCGACGCCGGCGCTCTGTCGCCCGCTCGAGCACGGGGCCGACGTCGTCTGGGAGTCGACGACCAAGTGGCTCCACGGTTCGGGCACGACCGTCGGCGGCGTCCTCGTCGACGGCGGGTCGTTCCCGTGGGGCGAGCACGGCTACGACGAGATCGCGGGTCCGAACCACGCCTACCACGACGTCGACTTCTCGCGGGACTTTCCCGAGGCGCCCTTCGCCGCCACCGCGCGCTACCGCTCGCTGCGCAGTCTGGGCAACCAGCAGTCCCCGTTCGACGCGTGGCAGACCCTGCAGGGACTCGAGTCGATGCCCCTTCGCGTCGAGAAACACTGCGAGAACGCCGCCATCGTCGCGGAGTACCTCGTCGACCACGAGGACGTCGCCTGGGTCACCCATCCGGGCCTCGAGACCCACCCGACCCACGACAACGCCACCCGCTATCTGTCGGACTTCGGGGGGATGGTCGCGTTCGGCCTCGAGGGCGGGTTCGAGGCGGGTAAGACCTTCTGCGAGAGCGTCGAGGTCGCCCAGTTCCTCGCGAACATCGGCGACGCGAAGACGCTGGTCATCCACCCCGCGAGCACCACCCACGGGCAGTTGACGCCCGAGGAACGCGAGGAGGCCGGCGTCACCGACGACCTGATCCGAATGTCCGTCGGCATCGAGGATCCGGAAGATATTCTCGCCGACCTCGAGCAAGCGATCGACGCGGCGACGCGAGCGGCGAGCGACTGA
- the metX gene encoding homoserine O-acetyltransferase MetX, whose translation MTTKDTIDLGEFQFLSGETIPRLEVAYETYGEFTGDNAVVVCHALTGSSHVARRPDSGGDTAGQARAWWGDVVGPGKAVDTSEYYVVCANAPGSCYGTTGPSSENPETGEPYGTDFPPVTVGDWTRAQRQLLDELGVGRIHAVVGGSVGGMNVLDWLRRYPDDVERAGAVATAARLDPQCLALDTVARRAITSDPNWNGGHYYGGPEPTDGLARARQIGHIMYLSKASMSRKFGRRSAGREAVREEPPDPAAAFFPYREVESYLDYQADKFTDRFDANSYLYMTRAMDDFDLSAGYESDADALAAFEGELLVLSFTGDWHFTVEQAEALAEACREGGVDVAHHVVESDHGHDAFLVEPENVGPPLSDLLEAGLAGRAITDTGSEAVETESFAPVHTSLFSE comes from the coding sequence ATGACGACCAAAGACACGATCGATCTCGGCGAGTTCCAGTTCCTCTCGGGGGAGACGATTCCGCGCCTCGAGGTGGCCTACGAGACCTACGGCGAATTCACGGGCGACAACGCGGTCGTCGTCTGCCACGCGCTGACAGGCAGTTCCCACGTCGCCCGCCGACCCGACTCGGGCGGCGACACCGCGGGCCAGGCCCGCGCCTGGTGGGGCGACGTCGTCGGCCCCGGGAAGGCCGTCGACACCAGCGAGTACTACGTGGTCTGTGCGAACGCGCCCGGCTCCTGCTACGGCACGACGGGACCGTCCAGCGAGAATCCCGAGACGGGCGAGCCCTACGGCACCGACTTCCCGCCGGTCACGGTCGGCGACTGGACGCGCGCCCAGCGGCAGCTGCTGGACGAACTCGGCGTCGGCCGCATCCACGCCGTCGTCGGCGGCAGCGTCGGCGGGATGAACGTCCTCGACTGGCTCCGCCGTTATCCGGACGACGTCGAGCGGGCCGGGGCAGTCGCCACCGCCGCCCGGCTCGATCCGCAGTGTCTCGCGCTCGATACGGTCGCCCGGCGGGCGATCACCAGCGATCCGAACTGGAACGGCGGCCACTACTACGGCGGGCCGGAACCGACGGACGGCCTCGCACGCGCCCGGCAGATCGGTCACATCATGTACCTCTCGAAGGCCTCCATGTCGCGGAAATTCGGCCGCCGCTCGGCCGGTCGGGAGGCCGTCCGCGAGGAGCCCCCGGATCCCGCGGCCGCCTTCTTCCCGTATCGGGAGGTCGAGTCCTATCTGGACTACCAGGCCGACAAGTTCACCGACCGCTTCGACGCGAACAGCTACCTCTACATGACCCGCGCGATGGACGACTTCGACCTCTCGGCGGGCTACGAGTCCGACGCGGACGCGCTGGCGGCCTTCGAGGGCGAACTCCTCGTCCTCTCCTTTACCGGCGACTGGCACTTCACCGTCGAACAGGCCGAGGCGCTCGCCGAAGCCTGCCGCGAGGGCGGCGTCGACGTCGCCCACCACGTCGTCGAGTCGGACCACGGCCACGACGCCTTCCTCGTCGAACCCGAGAATGTCGGTCCGCCGCTGTCGGACCTGCTCGAGGCCGGACTCGCCGGTCGAGCGATCACCGATACGGGGTCGGAAGCCGTCGAGACGGAATCGTTCGCCCCGGTCCACACGAGCCTCTTTTCCGAGTGA
- the serB gene encoding phosphoserine phosphatase SerB, with protein MTVVAFDFDGTLSDSEMTVLLGDRRGVADEMAEITERSMNDEIDYAESLRKRAALLEGLPEDDATAAFDEVELREGAADLIAELNDAGITTAILTGGFERGVAAALEREDVSVDHIVSNRLPVRGGELTGAVEGPLIEGTKDDALEDLADEVGVDLADTVAVGDGANDLPMLEVAGLSIGFEPKPAVEPHCEVVVTSMAEAREVLLEEGVLPESGR; from the coding sequence ATGACAGTCGTCGCTTTCGACTTCGACGGGACGCTTTCCGACTCCGAGATGACCGTGTTGCTGGGCGACCGCCGCGGGGTCGCCGACGAGATGGCCGAGATCACCGAGCGCTCGATGAACGACGAAATCGACTACGCCGAGAGCCTCCGCAAGCGCGCGGCCCTGCTCGAGGGGCTCCCGGAAGACGACGCTACGGCCGCCTTCGACGAGGTCGAACTCCGCGAGGGGGCGGCCGACCTCATCGCCGAGTTGAACGACGCCGGCATCACGACCGCCATCCTCACCGGCGGCTTCGAACGCGGCGTCGCGGCCGCCCTCGAGCGCGAGGACGTCTCCGTCGACCACATCGTCTCGAACCGGTTGCCCGTGCGCGGTGGAGAACTCACCGGCGCCGTCGAGGGACCGCTCATCGAGGGCACCAAGGACGACGCGCTCGAGGACCTCGCCGACGAGGTGGGCGTCGACCTCGCGGACACCGTCGCGGTCGGCGACGGCGCGAACGACCTCCCGATGCTGGAGGTCGCCGGCCTCTCGATCGGGTTCGAGCCGAAACCGGCCGTCGAACCCCACTGCGAGGTCGTCGTGACCTCGATGGCCGAAGCCCGCGAGGTGCTGCTCGAGGAGGGCGTGCTTCCCGAGAGCGGTCGGTAA